The proteins below come from a single Cricetulus griseus strain 17A/GY chromosome 6, alternate assembly CriGri-PICRH-1.0, whole genome shotgun sequence genomic window:
- the Siglec1 gene encoding sialoadhesin yields the protein MCVLLSLLLLASVFSLGQATWGVSSPNDVQGLKGSCLLIPCIFSFPASVEVPDGITAIWYYDYSGKRQVVSHSGDPTLVAERFRGRAELMGNMDHKVCDLMLKDLELEDSGTYNFRFEISEGNRWSDIKGTKVTVTKDPSSPTITAPKELHEGMEANFNCSTPYVCLQEKTSLKWEGHNPNHSVIFNHQSLEPTGVSYQETLHTVLSWQDHGRTLRCQFSLAMLSSQKEVFLQVKHAPKGVEILLSSSGKNILPGDLVTLTCQVNSSYPAISSVQWAKDGVSLGTDGYVLQLSSVAWNDSGVYTCQATNNVGSMVSPPVSLHVFMVEVKMSPAGPVMENETVTLLCSIPKEAPQDLRYSWYKNHILLEDAHSPTLHLPAVTRANTGFYFCEVQNTQGRERSGPVSVVVRYPPPAPVLTTFLETQAGLVGIFHCSVISEPLATLVLSHGGLTLASSSGENDFNPRFSISSAPNSLRLEIRDLQPEDSGEYTCSATNTLGNATSSLDFRASVARLLISPSAQVVEGQAVTLSCRSGLSPASDTRFSWYLNGALLLEGSSSSLQLPVASSTDAGSYYCITKAGPSTSGPSLPAVLTVFYPPRKPTFTARLDLDTSGIGAGRRGLLLCQVDSDPPAQLRLLHKGHVVATSLPSKGGCCSPRTKVRRASNSLRVEIQNPVLEDEGMYQCEASNTLGNSSASATFNAKATVLVITPSDTLREGTEANLTCNVSQEVAVSPANFSWFRNGVLWTEGPLETIRLQPVARTDAAIYACRLLTEDGAQLSAPVVLSVLYAPDPPKLSALLDVGQGHMAVFICTVDSRPLAHLSLFRGEHLLATNLEPQRPSHGRIQAKATANSLQLEVRELGLEDSGSYHCEATNVLGSANSSLFFQVRGAWVRVSPSPELQEGQAVVLSCQVPSGVPEGTTYQWYQDGRPLQESTSSTLRIAAISLRQAGAYHCQAQAPDAATASLAAPVSLRVSYTPRQATLSALLSTSPARFGLLVCNVLSDPPAQLRLFHRNRLVASTLQGPEELASSNPRLHVTVSSNELRLEIHSTGLEDDGTYTCEATNTLGQASATADFDAQAVRVIAWPNATVQEGQQVNLTCLVWTNEQAPLSYTWYKGGQRLLGARSISLPNVTVIDATSYRCGVGLSGQAPHLSRPVTLDVLYAPRSLRLTYLLETQGRQLVLVLCTVDSRPPAQLALSRGGHILASSTEASVPNTLRLELRDPRPSDEGLYSCSAHSSLGKANTSLELRLEGVRVVMDPSAAVPEGRPVTVTCEDPAALPPTLYAWFHNGHWLQEGPASSLQFLVTTRAHAGAYFCQVHDNQGTRSSRPATLQVLYAPRDAVLSSFRDSRTRLMLVIQCTVDSEPPAELVLSHNGKVLAASHELHSSASGMGHIQVARNALRLQVQGVSGGDDNTYVCTARNALGSISTTQKLPQETDIHVAAEPGLDVPEGIALNLSCHLPGGSKPTGNSTVTWFWNRHPLHTDPAPILSFTHVTRAQAGLYHCRAEFSTGVTTSAPVMLRVLYPPKTPTLTVFVEPQGGLQGILDCRVDSEPPASLTLHLGSQLVASNQPQGIPTQPHIHVSASLNALRLGVEELGPSNQGEYVCTASNVLGSASASAYFGTRALHQLQLFQRLLWVLGFLVGFLCLLLGLGAWHTWRKRHSHKMNVNENSAEMATHKDTMQEEVVATI from the exons ATGTGTGTCCTGCTCTCCCTGCTCCTGCTCGCCTCGGTCTTCTCACTAG GCCAGGCCACATGGGGTGTCTCCAGTCCCAACGATGTGCAGGGCTTGAAGGGGTCTTGCCTGCTCATTCCCTGCATCTTCAGCTTCCCTGCCAGTGTAGAGGTTCCTGATGGCATCACGGCCATCTGGTACTATGACTACTCAGGCAAGCGGCAGGTGGTGAGCCACTCGGGGGACCCCACACTGGTGGCAGAACGCTTCAGGGGCCGAGCAGAGCTGATGGGGAACATGGACCACAAGGTGTGCGACCTGATGCTCAAAGACCTGGAGCTTGAGGACTCCGGCACCTACAACTTCCGCTTCGAGATCAGTGAAGGCAACCGCTGGTCAGATATCAAAGGCACCAAGGTCACTGTGACAA AGGACCCCAGCTCCCCCACTATTACTGCCCCAAAGGAGCTGCATGAGGGCATGGAGGCAAACTTCAACTGCTCTACACCCTACGTGTGCCTACAGGAGAAGACCAGCCTGAAGTGGGAAGGCCATAACCCTAATCATTCTGTCATCTTCAATCACCAAAGCCTCGAGCCCACTGGCGTCAGTTACCAGGAGACCCTACATACAGTCTTATCCTGGCAGGACCATGGCCGGACCCTGCGCTGTCAATTCTCACTGGCCATGCTCAGCAGTCAGAAGGAGGTTTTCCTCCAAGTGAAGC ATGCTCCCAAAGGTGTGGAGATCCTCCTCAGCTCCTCAGGAAAGAACATCCTTCCAGGGGACCTAGTCACACTCACCTGCCAAGTGAACAGCAGCTATCCTGCCATCAGTTCTGTGCAGTGGGCCAAGGATGGCGTGAGCCTTGGAACTGATGGATATGTGCTGCAGTTGTCCTCAGTGGCCTGGAATGATTCTGGGGTCTACACCTGTCAAGCAACGAATAATGTGGGCTCTATGGTGTCACCCCCGGTCAGCCTCCACGTTTTCA TGGTTGAGGTCAAAATGAGCCCAGCAGGGCCTGTCATGGAAAACGAGACAGTGACACTGCTCTGCAGCATCCCCAAGGAGGCACCCCAGGATCTCCGCTACAGCTGGTACAAGAATCACATTCTTTTGGAAGATGCCCACTCCCCCACTTTGCACCTGCCTGCAGTCACCAGGGCCAATACCGGCTTCTATTTCTGTGAGGTGCAGAACACCCAGGGCCGTGAGCGCTCCGGCCCAGTGAGTGTGGTGGTCAGAT ACCCGCCCCCTGCTCCAGTCCTGACTACCTTCCTGGAGACACAGGCTGGGCTTGTGGGCATCTTCCATTGCTCAGTGATCAGTGAGCCCCTGGCCACTCTGGTGCTGTCACATGGAGGCCTCACACTGGCCTCCAGCTCTGGAGAAAACGATTTCAACCCTCGATTCAGCATTTCCTCTGCCCCCAACTCCCTGCGTCTTGAGATTCGAGACTTGCAGCCAGAGGACAGTGGGGAGTACACTTGTTCAGCCACCAACACCCTTGGAAATGCAACTTCCAGCCTGGACTTCCGTGCTAGTG TGGCCCGACTCCTTATCAGCCCTTCAGCACAGGTTGTGGAAGGGCAGGCAGTGACTCTGAGCTGCAGGAGTGGCCTGAGCCCAGCATCCGACACTCGCTTCTCCTGGTACCTGAATGGAGCACTACTTCTCGAGGGATCCAGCAGCAGCCTCCAGCTTCCTGTAGCTTCCAGCACTGATGCTGGCTCATACTATTGTATAACAAAGGCTGGCCCCAGCACCAGTGGCCCCTCCCTGCCTGCTGTCCTCACTGTGTTCT ATCCCCCAAGAAAGCCCACATTCACTGCCAGGCTGGATTTGGACACCTCTGGTATTGGGGCTGGGCGGCGTGGCCTCCTCCTGTGCCAGGTAGACAGCGATCCCCCAGCCCAGCTACGGCTTCTCCACAAGGGCCATGTTGTGGCCACTTCTCTGCCATCAAAGGGTGGGTGCTGCTCCCCGcgcacaaaggtcagaagagccTCCAACTCACTGCGTGTGGAGATCCAGAACCCGGTGTTAGAGGACGAGGGCATGTACCAGTGTGAGGCTAGCAATACATTGGGCAACtcctctgcctcagccacctTCAATGCTAAGG CTACTGTCCTGGTCATCACACCGTCAGACACACTGCGCGAGGGCACAGAGGCCAACCTAACCTGCAACGTGAGCCAGGAAGTTGCTGTCAGCCCTGCCAACTTCTCCTGGTTCCGGAACGGAGTGCTGTGGACTGAGGGACCACTGGAGACTATAAGGCTGCAGCCCGTGGCCAGGACTGATGCTGCCATCTATGCCTGCCGCCTCCTCACTGAGGATGGAGCTCAGCTCTCGGCTCCTGTGGTCCTAAGTGTTCTGT ATGCCCCAGACCCTCCAAAGCTGTCAGCCCTCCTGGATGTGGGTCAGGGCCACATGGCTGTGTTCATCTGCACGGTGGACAGCCGGCCCCTGGCTCATCTGTCTCTATTCCGTGGAGAGCATCTCCTGGCCACCAACTTGGAACCCCAGCGTCCATCCCATGGTAGGATCCAGGCCAAGGCCACAGCCAACTCCCTGCAGCTAGAGGTTCGAGAACTGGGTCTTGAGGACTCAGGAAGCTACCACTGTGAGGCCACAAATGTTCTCGGATCAGCCAACAGTTCACTCTTCTTCCAGGTCAGAG GAGCCTGGGTCCGGGTTTCACCATCACCTGAACTCCAGGAGGGCCAGGCTGTGGTTCTGAGCTGCCAGGTGCCCTCGGGAGTTCCCGAGGGGACCACATACCAGTGGTATCAGGATGGCCGGCCCCTCCAGGAGTCAACCTCATCCACACTCCGCATTGCAGCCATAAGTCTGAGGCAAGCTGGTGCCTACCATTGCCAAGCTCAGGCTCCAGACGCAGCTACTGCCAGCCTGGCTGCCCCTGTCAGCCTCCGTGTATCCT ACACCCCACGCCAGGCCACACTCAGTGCGCTGCTAAGCACAAGCCCTGCACGGTTCGGCCTCCTGGTGTGCAATGTACTCAGTGACCCTCCAGCTCAGCTGCGGCTGTTTCACCGGAACCGCCTCGTGGCCTCTACCCTACAAGGCCCAGAGGAACTGGCTAGCAGTAATCCCCGGCTGCACGTGACTGTGAGCTCCAACGAATTGCGCCTGGAGATCCACTCTACAGGGCTGGAGGACGATGGCACCTATACCTGTGAGGCCACCAACACACTGGGCCAGGCCTCTGCTACAGCTGACTTCGATGCTCAGG CTGTGCGAGTGATAGCATGGCCCAATGCCACTGTACAGGAGGGGCAGCAGGTGAACCTGACCTGCTTGGTATGGACCAACGAGCAGGCCCCACTCAGCTACACATGGTACAAGGGTGGGCAACGACTCCTTGGTGCCCGTTCCATCTCCCTGCCCAATGTCACAGTCATAGACGCTACCTCCTACCGCTGTGGTGTGGGGCTCTCTGGCCAGGCAcctcatctctccagacctgtcACCCTGGATGTCCTCT ATGCTCCCCGAAGCCTGCGGCTGACCTACCTCCTAGAGACCCAGGGCAGGCAGCTGGTCCTGGTACTATGTACTGTGGATAGTCGCCCGCCTGCCCAGCTAGCTCTCAGTCGTGGCGGCCACATTCTAGCCTCTTCAACAGAAGCCTCTGTCCCCAACACCCTGCGCCTAGAGCTTCGGGACCCAAGGCCTAGTGATGAGGGTCTCTATAGCTGCTCTGCCCACAGTTCATTGGGCAAGGCCAACACATCCCTGGAGCTTCGGCTAGAAG GTGTACGAGTGGTGATGGATCCCTCTGCTGCTGTGCCCGAGGGGAGGCCTGTGACAGTGACCTGCGAGGACCCTGCTGCACTCCCACCCACCCTCTATGCCTGGTTTCACAATGGCCATTGGCTTCAGGAGGGGCCAGCTTCCTCGCTCCAGTTTCTGGTGACTACACGGGCTCATGCTGGCGCCTACTTTTGCCAGGTGCATGACAATCAGGGCACACGCAGCTCCCGACCCGCCACCCTGCAAGTTCTCT ATGCCCCTCGGGATGCTGTCCTGTCTTCCTTTCGGGACTCGAGGACCAGGCTCATGCTCGTGATACAGTGCACTGTGGACAGCGAACCACCTGCTGAGCTGGTCCTATCCCACAATGGCAAGGTGCTAGCTGCCAGCCATGAGCTTCACAGCTCTGCATCAGGGATGGGTCACATCCAGGTGGCCCGAAATGCTCTTCGACTGCAGGTGCAAGGCGTGTCTGGAGGCGATGACAACACCTATGTTTGTACAGCCCGAAATGCACTGGGCTCCATCAGTACCACCCAGAAGCTCCCGCAGGAGACTG acatacatgtggcaGCTGAGCCAGGCTTGGATGTGCCAGAGGGCATAGCTCTGAACCTAAGCTGCCATCTCCCTGGTGGCTCCAAGCCCACGGGCAACTCTACTGTCACATGGTTCTGGAATCGCCATCCATTACACACAGATCCTGCGCCCATACTCTCCTTCACCCATGTGACCCGGGCTCAGGCTGGACTGTACCACTGCAGGGCTGAATTCTCCACTGGGGTCACGACCTCTGCTCCTGTCATGCTCCGTGTCCTGT ATCCTCCCAAGACGCCCACTCTGACAGTGTTTGTGGAACCTCAGGGTGGCCTCCAGGGCATCCTCGACTGTCGAGTGGACAGTGAGCCCCCGGCCAGCCTCACCCTCCACCTGGGCAGTCAACTAGTAGCCTCCAACCAACCCCAGGGTATTCCCACCCAGCCACACATTCACGTCTCTGCCTCTCTTAATGCCTTGAGACTGGGCGTAGAGGAACTTGGACCCAGCAATCAGGGGGAGTACGTGTGCACTGCCTCCAACGTCCTGggctctgcctcagcctcagcctaCTTTGGGACCAGAG CCTTGCACCAGCTACAACTGTTCCAGCGGCTGCTCTGGGTCCTGGGATTTCTGGTGGGCTTCCTGTGCCTGCTGCTGGGCCTAGGAGCCTGGCACACATGGAG AAAGAGGCATTCTCATAAGATGAATGTGAACGAGAATTCAGCAGAGATGGCCACTCATAAAGATACTATGCAG GAGGAGGTGGTTGCCACTATCTGA